A window from Vulpes vulpes isolate BD-2025 chromosome 9, VulVul3, whole genome shotgun sequence encodes these proteins:
- the KANK3 gene encoding KN motif and ankyrin repeat domain-containing protein 3: MAKFALNQNLPDLGGPRLCPGPTAGARSPSSPYSVETPYGFHLDLDFLKYVEELERGPAARRAPGPPPARRPRAPRAGLAGARSPGAWTSSESLASDDGGASGALSPGAPSGLLLSPRVPARNPRVEHTLLETSRRLELAQAHERAPSPGRAVPRSPRGSGRSSPAPSPAPNPASPGPAQLQLVREQMAAALRRLRELEEQARALPELQEQVRTLRAEKARLLAGRGLPEPDAEAEARPDKLAQLRRLTERLATSERGVRARAGPWADGPDGPASRRGEGALEVPDAAGIPDAAPQTRDAGTQAVPETQDARAQAEPETQEAGVEAAPETLESDAWVTEALLGLPEAAERELELLRASLEHQRGVSELLRCRLRELEEAREAAEAEAAEAAEAQPQPREAATQTLWGCAAKATQTETPAEASGPSQENPSGPTDGDRAVAPAGILKSIMKRRDGTPGAQPSPGPKSLQFVGVLNGEYESSSSEDDSDSDSEDGAAEPPRSSSSGDDSGRDVGDDSGGDVLDPEREPEPEAEPQPGAQGRCELSPRLREACAALQRQLSRGRGVARDGGAARLVAQEWFRVSSQRRSQAEAVAGVLGAVGRLGPELLAHVVNLADGNGNTALHYSVSHGNLAISSLLLDTGVCDIDRQNRAGYSALMLAALTSVGREEDMAVVQRLFHLGNVNAKATQTGQTALMLAISHGRQDMVAALLSCGADVNAQDADGATALMCASEYGRLDTVRLLLAQPGCDPALLDNEGTSALAIALEAEQDEVAALLHAHLTSGQPDPLSPLESTPDVPDEEECSDHREDPQPQ, translated from the exons ATGGCCAAGTTTGCCCTGAATCAGAACCTGCCCG ACCTGGGCGGCCCTCGCCTGTGCCCCGGCCCCACCGCGGGCGCGCGCAGCCCGAGCTCGCCCTACTCAGTGGAGACGCCCTACGGCTTCCACCTGGACCTGGACTTCCTCAAGTACGTGGAGGAGCTGGAgcgcggccccgccgcccgccgcgccccgggccccccgcctGCGCGCCGCCCCCGTGCACCCCGGGCCGGCCTGGCCGGTGCGCGCAGCCCGGGCGCCTGGACCTCCAGCGAATCCCTGGCCAGCGACGACGGAGGAGCGTcgggcgcactctccccgggcgCGCCCTCGGGGCTCCTGCTGTCGCCGCGCGTGCCCGCGCGCAACCCGCGCGTCGAGCACACGCTCCTGGAAACTAGCCGGCGGCTGGAGCTGGCGCAGGCGCACGAGCGCGCGCCCAGCCCGGGCCGCGCCGTCCCGCGCAGCCCGCGGGGGTCCGGCCgcagcagccccgcccccagccccgcccccaaccccgcCTCCCCCGGGCCCGCGCAGCTGCAGCTGGTGCGCGAGCAGATGGCCGCGGCTCTGCGGCGCCTGCGCGAGCTCGAGGAACAGGCGCGCGCGCTGCCCGAGCTGCAGGAGCAGGTGCGCACGCTGCGCGCCGAGAAGGCGCGGCTGCTGGCGGGGCGCGGGCTCCCGGAGCCCGACGCGGAGGCCGAGGCGCGCCCGGACAAGCTAGCTCAGCTGCGGCGGCTCACCGAGCGCCTCGCCACCTCCGAGCGCGGCGTCCGCGCCAGGGCCGGCCCCTGGGCCGACGGCCCCGACGGGCCGGCTTCCAGGCGCGGTGAGGGCGCGCTCGAGGTCCCCGACGCAGCCGGGATCCCCGACGCGGCGCCGCAGACGCGGGACGCTGGCACCCAGGCGGTGCCGGAGACCCAAGACGCCAGGGCCCAGGCGGAGCCGGAGACCCAGGAGGCCGGCGTGGAAGCGGCCCCCGAGACCCTCGAGTCGGACGCGTGGGTGACCGAGGCGCTGCTGGGGTTGCCCGAGGCCGCCGAGCGCGAGCTGGAGCTGCTCCGCGCCAGCCTGGAGCACCAGCGCGGGGTGAGCGAGCTCCTGCGCTGCCGGCTGCGCGAGCTGGAGGAGGCCCGAGAGGCTGCCGAGGCGGAGGCAGCGGAGGCAGCggaggcccagccccagccccgcgaGGCTGCCACCCAGACCCTGTGGGGCTGTGCCGCGAAGGCCACACAGACCGAGACCCCCGCTGAGGCCTCCGGCCCGAGTCAGGAGAACCCGTCGGGACCCACGGATGGGGACAGAGCCGTGGCCCCCGCGG GCATCCTCAAATCCATCATGAAGAGGAGAGATGGTACCCCCggcgcccagcccagccccggaCCCAAGAGCCTGCAGTTTGTGGGAGTCCTGAACGGCGA GTACGAGAGCTCGTCCAGCGAGGACGACAGTGACAGCGACAGCGAGGACGGCGCCGCCGAGCCTCCAAGGAGCAGCTCCTCCGGGGACGACAGCGGCAGGGATGTCGGGGACGACAGTGGCGGGGACGTCCTGGATCCCGAGCGGGAGCCAGAGCCGGAGGCAGAACCGCAGCCTGGTGCGCAGGGCAG GTGTGAGCTGAGCCCGCGCTTGAGGGAGGCGTGCGCAGCGCTGCAGCGGCAGCTGAGCCGGGGCCGCGGAGTCGCCCGCGACGGC GGCGCCGCACGCCTGGTGGCCCAGGAGTGGTTCCGAGTGTCCAGCCAGCGGCGCTCCCAGGCCGAGGCTGTGGCTGGGGTGCTGGGCGCTGTGGGGCGCCTGGGCCCGGAGCTCCTGGCGCACGTGGTGAACCTGGCCGATGGCAACGGAAACACAGCCCTGCACTACAGCGTGTCCCACGGGAACCTGGCTATCTCGAGCTTGCTGCTGGATACCG GGGTCTGCGACATTGACCGCCAGAACCGGGCTGGCTACTCAGCCCTCATGCTGGCTGCGCTCACCTCTGTGGGGCGAGAAGAGGACATGGCTGTGGTTCAGAGACTCTTCCATCTGGGGAATGTTAACGCCAAGGCCACCCAG ACAGGACAGACAGCCCTCATGCTGGCCATCAGCCATGGCCGCCAGGACATGGTAGCAGCCCTTCTGTCATGTGGGGCTGATGTGAATGCACAGGACGCAGATGGGGCCACAGCGCTGATGTGCGCCAGTGAGTACGGGCGCCTGGACACTGTCCGGTTGCTGCTGGcccagccagggtgtgatccggccCTTCTGGACAAT